The Akkermansia muciniphila genome contains a region encoding:
- the rpmH gene encoding 50S ribosomal protein L34: MSKRTYQPSKRCRKRQFGFRARMATKNGADIIRRRRAKGRKRLLPKGAEIQYKRHTIQHGR, from the coding sequence ATGAGCAAGAGGACTTATCAACCATCCAAGCGTTGCCGCAAGCGTCAGTTCGGATTCCGTGCACGCATGGCTACCAAGAACGGAGCAGACATCATCCGCCGCCGCCGCGCCAAAGGCCGCAAGCGCCTGCTTCCCAAGGGAGCCGAAATCCAGTACAAGCGCCACACCATCCAGCACGGCCGTTAA
- a CDS encoding inositol monophosphatase family protein translates to MNHSPEMTTAILAAKSAGAFLKKHFYDSKKVDEASQNDIKLELDKLSQKLITEEILSVFPTHAVLGEEGYTGNRDSEYEWIVDPIDGTVNYFYTIPWFCVSIALRRRGEVVLGVIYDPMMDECWHVEKGGIPYMNDHPMHCSRRERMAEAVVFVGHGKTDGSKEKGIERFAKIAWQVRKVRNNGSAALALAYIACGRFDAYVESVISIWDIAAGALLVEAAGGKVILEPREDNPEQFAIIAWNGRIPIVEALNE, encoded by the coding sequence ATGAACCACTCACCTGAAATGACCACGGCCATTCTGGCCGCCAAATCCGCCGGAGCCTTCCTGAAAAAGCATTTTTATGACAGCAAGAAGGTGGATGAAGCCAGCCAGAATGACATCAAGCTGGAGCTGGACAAGCTTTCCCAGAAACTGATTACGGAGGAAATCCTCTCCGTGTTCCCCACTCATGCCGTTCTGGGCGAGGAAGGGTATACCGGGAACCGCGACAGTGAATACGAATGGATTGTGGACCCCATTGACGGGACGGTGAATTACTTTTACACCATTCCCTGGTTCTGCGTCTCCATCGCCCTGCGCCGCCGCGGGGAAGTGGTGCTGGGCGTGATTTACGATCCCATGATGGACGAATGCTGGCATGTGGAAAAGGGAGGAATTCCGTACATGAATGACCACCCCATGCATTGCAGCCGCCGGGAACGCATGGCGGAGGCCGTGGTGTTTGTGGGGCACGGCAAGACGGACGGTTCCAAGGAAAAGGGGATTGAACGTTTTGCCAAAATAGCCTGGCAGGTGCGCAAGGTGCGCAACAACGGCTCCGCCGCGCTGGCTCTGGCGTACATTGCCTGCGGCAGGTTTGACGCCTATGTGGAAAGTGTCATTTCCATCTGGGACATCGCCGCCGGCGCTCTGCTGGTGGAGGCCGCCGGAGGAAAAGTGATTCTGGAACCCCGGGAGGATAATCCGGAACAGTTTGCCATCATCGCCTGGAACGGCCGCATCCCGATTGTGGAGGCGCTGAACGAATAA
- a CDS encoding glutamine synthetase III translates to MHTNPPSDVGDAATFIAEIYGQDVFNMETMRDYLPRPVYKKLLATIRKDEKLDPDIANEVAQAMMTWALEKGASHYTHWFQPLNGSTAEKHDSFVDVDPEGNLELKFSGKSLVQGEPDASSFPSGGLRATFEARGYTAWDPTSPAFIKRTENGATLCIPTAFCSYKGQALDKKTPLLRSMTAVTRQAKRLLACFGGPENIHVSADLGAEQEYFLVDKQLYALRPDLMMCGRTLFGNVPPKHQQMEDHYFGSIKDRVLEFMVDVDEALWKLGIPAKTRHNEVAPGQFEIAPIFESQNLAVDHNMLVMEVLRKTANKHDMVCLLHEKPFSGMNGSGKHNNWSLSAPGYGSLLNPGSSPQENAIFLTLLCATIKAVDEHADLLRASVAKSGNEHRLGAHEAPPAIISIFLGDLLDEIIEQIEKGGTKKARTLKTINIGVDTLPMFPLDASDRNRTSPFAFTGNKFEFRAVGSSQTCAWPMTVLNTIVAESLDEICTLLEPVKDNPEEFHATLNKHLQGIIKKHKRILFSGDGYGEAWIEEAERRKLPNVPGTIEALAALETPKAKALFEKYKVVSPVELHARHEIQTEIFYKEISIEAETALLMVETLYIPAVTEQLTQLTTAIAQMKAAGIKAGMKSTVDRANQIGTLLDLLPTQVKELRQAVDRASTKDIQSGMDNLRSTIDMLEGLTDADLWPVPTYAELLFL, encoded by the coding sequence ATGCATACAAACCCACCTTCCGATGTTGGCGACGCCGCAACTTTTATTGCGGAAATTTACGGTCAGGATGTCTTCAATATGGAGACCATGCGCGATTACCTGCCGCGTCCCGTTTACAAGAAACTGCTGGCAACCATCCGCAAGGACGAGAAGCTGGACCCGGACATTGCCAATGAAGTGGCCCAGGCCATGATGACGTGGGCCCTGGAAAAGGGCGCCAGCCACTACACCCACTGGTTCCAGCCCCTGAACGGAAGCACGGCGGAAAAGCATGACTCCTTCGTGGACGTGGACCCGGAAGGAAACCTGGAGCTCAAGTTCTCCGGAAAGAGCCTGGTGCAGGGAGAGCCAGACGCCTCCAGCTTCCCCTCCGGCGGCCTGCGCGCCACCTTTGAAGCGCGCGGCTACACCGCGTGGGACCCCACCAGCCCCGCCTTCATCAAGCGCACGGAAAACGGCGCCACCCTTTGCATCCCCACCGCCTTCTGCTCCTACAAGGGACAGGCGCTGGATAAAAAGACCCCCCTTCTGCGGTCCATGACCGCCGTCACCCGCCAGGCCAAACGGCTGCTCGCCTGCTTCGGAGGGCCGGAAAACATCCACGTCAGCGCGGATCTGGGCGCGGAACAGGAATACTTCCTGGTGGACAAGCAGCTTTACGCCCTGCGCCCGGACCTGATGATGTGCGGCCGCACCCTCTTCGGCAATGTTCCTCCCAAGCACCAGCAGATGGAAGACCACTACTTCGGCTCCATCAAGGACCGCGTGCTGGAATTCATGGTGGACGTGGACGAAGCCCTCTGGAAGCTCGGCATTCCGGCCAAAACACGCCATAATGAAGTGGCGCCGGGCCAGTTTGAAATCGCGCCCATTTTTGAAAGCCAGAACCTGGCCGTGGACCACAACATGCTGGTCATGGAAGTGCTCCGGAAAACCGCCAACAAGCATGACATGGTCTGCCTGCTGCATGAAAAGCCTTTCTCCGGCATGAACGGCTCCGGCAAGCATAACAACTGGTCCCTTTCCGCGCCCGGTTACGGCAGCCTGCTGAATCCCGGTTCCAGCCCGCAGGAAAACGCCATCTTCCTCACCCTGCTCTGCGCCACCATCAAGGCCGTGGACGAACACGCCGACCTGCTGCGCGCCTCCGTAGCCAAATCCGGCAACGAGCACCGCCTGGGCGCCCACGAAGCGCCTCCCGCCATCATCTCCATTTTCCTGGGGGACCTGCTGGATGAAATCATTGAGCAGATTGAAAAGGGCGGCACCAAAAAGGCGCGCACGCTGAAGACCATCAACATCGGCGTGGACACCCTGCCCATGTTCCCGCTGGACGCCTCCGACCGCAACCGCACGAGCCCCTTCGCCTTCACGGGCAACAAATTCGAGTTCCGCGCCGTAGGCTCCTCCCAGACCTGCGCATGGCCCATGACGGTGCTCAACACCATCGTGGCGGAAAGCCTGGATGAAATCTGCACCCTTCTGGAACCCGTCAAGGACAACCCGGAGGAATTCCACGCCACGCTGAACAAGCACCTCCAGGGCATCATCAAGAAGCACAAGCGCATCCTATTCAGCGGAGACGGCTACGGCGAGGCCTGGATTGAAGAGGCGGAACGCCGCAAGCTCCCCAACGTCCCCGGCACCATTGAAGCCCTGGCCGCCCTGGAAACGCCCAAAGCCAAGGCCCTCTTTGAAAAATACAAGGTGGTCAGCCCCGTGGAGCTCCACGCCCGCCATGAAATCCAGACGGAAATATTCTACAAGGAAATCAGCATTGAAGCGGAAACCGCCCTGCTGATGGTGGAGACCCTGTACATTCCCGCCGTGACGGAGCAGCTCACGCAGCTCACCACCGCCATCGCTCAGATGAAAGCCGCCGGGATCAAGGCGGGCATGAAATCCACCGTGGACCGCGCCAACCAGATCGGCACGCTGCTGGACCTCCTCCCCACCCAGGTGAAAGAACTCCGCCAGGCCGTGGACCGCGCCAGCACAAAGGACATTCAGTCCGGCATGGACAATCTGAGAAGCACGATCGACATGCTGGAAGGCCTGACGGACGCAGACCTGTGGCCCGTTCCCACGTATGCGGAACTGCTCTTTCTGTAA
- a CDS encoding D-hexose-6-phosphate mutarotase codes for MITPRATDQGITFLDVETPLCTATLCLQGAHLTSWKPEGQEECLFLSPHAVFAPGKAIRGGIPICWPWFGPRKNAPSHGVARISEWRLHHQETDKEGNVLLSLAFYPEDEAFPAAILRLALGRTLAMKLETTARTQPCKLTEAFHNYFAVGNLTKCRVHGLDGIPFREEAARPMKHGERPLAPLGCLDRVYDCPACSGKTVLEDLVLNRAITVERSHASSVIVWNPGQQGAKNMADLGAASWNKFLCVEVGNAGSRCIPLASGQTHTMCQKITVGPLK; via the coding sequence ATGATTACTCCGCGCGCAACAGACCAGGGAATCACTTTCCTGGACGTGGAAACACCGCTCTGTACCGCCACGCTGTGCCTTCAGGGCGCGCACCTCACGTCATGGAAGCCGGAAGGACAGGAGGAATGCCTCTTCCTTTCCCCCCATGCGGTCTTTGCTCCCGGCAAGGCCATCCGCGGCGGGATTCCCATCTGCTGGCCGTGGTTCGGACCGCGGAAAAACGCCCCGTCCCACGGCGTGGCGCGCATCTCCGAATGGCGCCTCCACCACCAGGAGACGGACAAGGAAGGGAACGTCCTGCTTTCCCTGGCCTTCTATCCGGAAGACGAGGCTTTCCCCGCCGCCATCCTGCGCCTGGCCCTGGGCCGCACGCTGGCCATGAAGCTGGAAACCACCGCGCGCACGCAACCCTGCAAGCTCACGGAAGCCTTCCACAACTACTTTGCCGTGGGCAACCTGACCAAATGCCGCGTTCACGGACTGGACGGCATCCCGTTCCGGGAAGAAGCGGCCCGGCCCATGAAGCACGGAGAACGCCCGCTGGCGCCCCTGGGGTGCCTGGACCGCGTTTACGACTGCCCCGCCTGCTCGGGAAAAACAGTGCTGGAGGACCTCGTGCTGAACCGCGCCATCACGGTGGAACGGAGCCACGCCTCTTCCGTCATCGTCTGGAACCCGGGACAGCAGGGTGCCAAAAACATGGCGGACCTGGGCGCGGCATCCTGGAACAAATTTCTGTGCGTGGAAGTGGGGAATGCCGGGTCGCGCTGCATTCCCCTCGCCTCCGGACAGACTCATACCATGTGCCAGAAAATCACGGTAGGGCCGTTGAAATAG
- the rnpA gene encoding ribonuclease P protein component produces the protein MRLTRQQSMTRAFQFARVRNEGPSVAGRLIVLSAAPLEHPEDPSKFGIICTKKIGCAVVRNKLRRRVREILREHGAPFENGVHLVCVLRWRAVEASYADLERDWQKAARKLKLQLLSREKDNA, from the coding sequence ATGCGTCTTACTCGTCAACAAAGCATGACCAGGGCATTTCAATTTGCCCGGGTACGCAACGAGGGACCATCCGTAGCAGGTCGGCTTATTGTTTTAAGTGCAGCCCCGCTGGAACATCCGGAAGACCCGTCCAAATTCGGCATCATCTGCACCAAGAAAATCGGCTGCGCCGTCGTCCGCAACAAACTGCGGCGGCGCGTGCGGGAAATCCTGAGGGAGCACGGCGCCCCCTTTGAAAATGGCGTGCACCTGGTGTGCGTCCTCCGCTGGCGGGCCGTGGAAGCCAGCTATGCCGATCTGGAGCGGGACTGGCAGAAAGCCGCCCGCAAGCTCAAACTGCAACTTCTTTCCCGGGAAAAAGACAACGCATGA
- the yidD gene encoding membrane protein insertion efficiency factor YidD: MMKWLLIALVRGYQTFISAPLHALGGPGSGCRYTPTCSQYFIQAVRLHGAWRGLLLGTWRILRCNPWGGSGYDPVPPARTPR, translated from the coding sequence ATGATGAAATGGCTGCTCATTGCCCTGGTACGGGGCTATCAAACCTTCATCAGCGCTCCCCTGCATGCACTGGGGGGCCCCGGCAGCGGCTGCCGCTACACTCCCACCTGCTCCCAGTACTTCATTCAGGCCGTCCGGCTCCACGGGGCATGGCGCGGCCTTCTTCTTGGAACATGGCGCATTTTAAGATGCAACCCGTGGGGCGGCTCAGGGTATGATCCCGTGCCTCCGGCCCGCACGCCGCGTTAA
- the yidC gene encoding membrane protein insertase YidC: protein MDRTAWIIIGVCAALLGLNIYMGNNKKEEPVPAAPVPAQQTAAAPAGAPAPGAETPASPAAPEQTSAAKALEEDKTSPITLTATQEADGRQEPFITYTFNRIGGSIGAVTLHNDIVDSQKVADHNITINEAQQRGIGELVFNMDATQDPSYDNTVYREVKRTADSVTLEGYDAARQLFISKTYTLHPVKNLEGNVLPGSKYLIRLTVSLLNKSPNVQDLRYMGIFGGSAYPIAKSEPKDTYTHFFYHADGSLEQEVPSYFTGGIFSTAKARVLEGPLQDLTYAGVMSQYYATILLPQDKSNGSTVYATRQEFPLAHENNTLVPGVTVAMGIPNLTMAPNEIKTLTYDIYTGPKFNAYLRDLNLTYPAISDIMAYGWLVFLSVPMNWLLNLFHGWFGNWGVAIICMTIVVRALIWPLHKKSYMAMKRMSLIQPEMAKLKEKYPDEPQKVNMEMMKLYQKYGINPASGCVPMLIQIPIFFAFYRVLQYSAELRGQPFCLWMTDLSLPDTVGHLFGIPINILPLIMAVTMIIQMRMTPQAGERSQRIIMNLMPVMFFLFCYNFASALALYWTTQNLISIGQTALIRRLPMPVLTAAKKKKPGFFQRMMDQQRVALEEQQRKGKGHNMRNITPKKK from the coding sequence ATGGATCGCACAGCATGGATCATCATAGGCGTTTGCGCCGCCCTTCTGGGCCTGAACATTTACATGGGCAACAATAAAAAGGAAGAGCCCGTTCCCGCAGCCCCCGTCCCCGCCCAGCAAACCGCCGCCGCTCCCGCCGGCGCCCCGGCTCCCGGCGCTGAAACGCCCGCCTCCCCCGCCGCGCCGGAACAGACTTCCGCCGCCAAGGCCCTGGAAGAAGACAAAACCAGCCCGATTACGCTGACGGCCACGCAGGAAGCGGACGGCAGGCAGGAGCCCTTCATCACCTACACCTTCAACCGCATCGGCGGCTCCATCGGCGCCGTCACCCTCCACAACGACATTGTGGACTCCCAGAAGGTCGCGGACCACAACATTACGATCAACGAAGCCCAGCAGAGGGGAATCGGCGAGCTCGTCTTCAACATGGACGCCACGCAGGACCCTTCCTATGACAACACGGTATACCGGGAAGTCAAGCGCACGGCGGACTCCGTCACTCTGGAAGGCTATGACGCCGCCCGGCAGCTTTTCATCTCCAAGACCTATACTCTGCACCCCGTCAAAAATCTGGAAGGAAACGTACTGCCCGGCAGCAAATACCTTATCCGCCTGACCGTCTCCCTGCTCAACAAATCCCCCAATGTCCAGGACCTGCGCTACATGGGCATCTTCGGCGGCAGCGCCTATCCCATCGCCAAAAGCGAACCCAAGGACACCTACACCCACTTCTTCTACCATGCGGACGGCTCCCTGGAGCAGGAAGTTCCCTCCTACTTCACGGGCGGCATTTTCAGCACAGCGAAGGCCCGCGTTCTGGAAGGCCCCCTTCAGGACCTGACCTATGCCGGCGTAATGAGCCAGTATTACGCCACCATCCTTCTTCCCCAGGATAAGTCCAACGGTTCCACCGTGTACGCCACCCGCCAGGAATTCCCGCTGGCCCATGAAAACAACACGCTGGTGCCCGGCGTTACCGTAGCCATGGGAATTCCCAACCTGACGATGGCGCCCAACGAGATCAAGACGCTCACGTACGACATTTACACGGGACCCAAGTTCAACGCCTACCTGCGCGACCTGAACCTCACCTACCCCGCCATCAGCGACATCATGGCCTACGGCTGGCTCGTCTTCCTGAGCGTGCCGATGAACTGGCTGCTCAACCTCTTCCACGGCTGGTTCGGTAACTGGGGCGTGGCCATCATCTGCATGACCATCGTCGTCCGCGCCCTCATCTGGCCGCTGCACAAGAAGTCCTACATGGCCATGAAGCGCATGTCCCTGATTCAGCCGGAAATGGCCAAGCTCAAGGAAAAATATCCGGACGAGCCCCAGAAGGTGAACATGGAAATGATGAAGCTGTACCAGAAATACGGCATCAACCCGGCCAGCGGCTGCGTGCCCATGCTCATCCAGATACCTATCTTCTTCGCCTTCTACCGCGTTCTCCAGTACTCCGCGGAACTGAGGGGCCAGCCCTTCTGCCTGTGGATGACGGACCTGTCCCTGCCTGACACCGTGGGCCACCTGTTCGGCATTCCGATCAACATCCTGCCGCTCATCATGGCGGTCACCATGATCATCCAGATGCGGATGACCCCGCAGGCGGGGGAACGCTCCCAGCGCATCATCATGAACCTGATGCCCGTCATGTTCTTCCTGTTCTGTTATAACTTCGCTTCCGCCCTGGCCCTGTACTGGACCACGCAGAACCTTATTTCCATCGGCCAGACGGCCTTGATCCGCCGTCTTCCCATGCCCGTGCTCACCGCCGCCAAAAAGAAGAAGCCCGGCTTCTTCCAGCGGATGATGGACCAGCAGCGCGTGGCCCTGGAGGAACAGCAACGCAAGGGCAAAGGCCACAACATGCGCAACATTACGCCTAAAAAGAAGTAA
- a CDS encoding transglycosylase domain-containing protein — translation MENRRKRWYDLFGLLPRNLGRMLLWLGLIPIAFVIVLLVYAWRADQYELDEVLAPLENCAAYDRNGQWIGTLTDHDRVYVARNELPDNLVNAFIAREDEAFFDHGGIVYSSIIRSICRNLTTLSYAQGASTITMQLARNCYELGGKTLDRKILEMAVARRIEGKYSKDEILTAYLNRIYFGQQCYGIAQAADLYFGKKVADLTLAECATLAGLVRGPSIYNPVYSPDAAVKVRNATLERMLECNFITQEQLWQASREPMTVAGEKEARPGSYPILVISRELRDMDCCDEQEGTSSIFVMTTLDLEVQRMVEEISEPLLAELEHSPVWAGLPRRVDNQLKNCVQAAVLCVDSRKGDLLAVTGGRSALDGVDRWQAMVMPGDLFTPIVNVCAVDQRRTVIRSSPEVTGRGVGFNTVIETAQKAGYKVDLPRSPDLYAGRFRAPLAQAVNALYLIGSDGRNVQISSVRQVGTTKKNLVMVNAPSPEESRREILPRESAHLVAALPPFRYDERSRKTFVNVRLPENTGNFSAVMGRYFTVFVWVGFDSPEEAVYKKKGVAAALAKTTAALAGEVYDRTEENRRKAVQERKEKEAPAEQDS, via the coding sequence ATGGAAAACAGGCGCAAAAGATGGTATGATCTGTTCGGATTGCTCCCGCGCAATCTGGGACGCATGCTGCTGTGGCTGGGGCTCATTCCCATTGCGTTCGTCATCGTTCTGCTCGTGTACGCCTGGAGAGCGGACCAGTATGAACTGGACGAAGTGCTGGCACCGCTGGAAAATTGCGCCGCTTATGACCGCAACGGCCAGTGGATAGGCACCCTGACGGACCATGACCGGGTGTACGTGGCCCGCAATGAACTGCCGGACAATCTGGTGAATGCCTTCATTGCACGGGAGGATGAAGCCTTTTTCGATCACGGTGGCATCGTGTACTCCTCCATTATCCGCTCCATCTGCCGGAACCTCACCACGCTGTCCTATGCGCAGGGAGCGTCCACCATCACGATGCAACTGGCGCGGAACTGTTATGAACTGGGGGGAAAGACCCTGGACCGCAAGATTCTGGAAATGGCCGTGGCGCGCCGCATTGAAGGCAAGTATTCCAAGGATGAAATTCTGACGGCCTACCTGAACCGCATTTACTTTGGCCAGCAGTGCTACGGCATCGCCCAGGCGGCTGACCTGTACTTCGGTAAAAAAGTGGCGGATCTCACGCTGGCGGAGTGCGCCACGCTGGCCGGGCTGGTACGCGGGCCGTCCATTTACAACCCCGTTTACAGCCCGGACGCGGCCGTGAAGGTGCGCAACGCCACGCTGGAAAGGATGCTGGAATGCAATTTCATCACTCAGGAGCAATTATGGCAGGCATCCCGTGAGCCGATGACGGTAGCGGGAGAGAAGGAGGCCCGGCCCGGCTCATACCCCATCCTGGTCATTTCCCGTGAATTGAGGGACATGGACTGCTGCGACGAGCAGGAGGGGACGTCCAGCATTTTTGTGATGACCACGCTGGATCTGGAAGTCCAGCGCATGGTGGAGGAAATAAGCGAGCCCCTGCTGGCGGAGCTGGAACATTCCCCCGTGTGGGCCGGACTGCCCAGGAGGGTGGACAACCAGCTAAAGAACTGCGTGCAGGCGGCCGTTCTGTGCGTGGACTCCCGCAAGGGGGACCTGCTGGCCGTGACGGGCGGACGCTCCGCCCTGGACGGCGTGGACCGGTGGCAGGCCATGGTGATGCCCGGGGACCTCTTCACCCCCATTGTCAACGTATGTGCCGTGGACCAGCGCAGAACCGTCATCCGCAGCAGTCCGGAAGTCACCGGGCGCGGGGTAGGGTTCAATACGGTGATAGAAACGGCGCAAAAAGCCGGATACAAGGTGGACCTTCCCCGTTCCCCCGACCTGTATGCCGGGAGGTTCCGCGCCCCTCTGGCGCAAGCCGTCAATGCGCTGTACCTGATCGGCAGCGACGGGCGCAACGTGCAGATCTCCTCCGTCCGGCAGGTAGGCACCACCAAGAAGAACCTGGTGATGGTGAATGCGCCCTCTCCGGAGGAAAGCCGCCGTGAAATCCTGCCGCGTGAATCAGCCCATCTGGTGGCCGCGCTGCCTCCCTTCCGTTATGACGAACGCTCCAGGAAGACATTCGTCAATGTCAGGCTGCCGGAGAACACCGGGAATTTCTCCGCCGTCATGGGGCGTTATTTTACGGTGTTCGTCTGGGTGGGCTTTGACTCCCCGGAGGAGGCCGTTTATAAAAAGAAGGGGGTGGCCGCCGCGCTGGCAAAAACCACTGCCGCGCTGGCCGGGGAAGTATATGACCGGACGGAAGAAAACCGGAGGAAAGCCGTTCAGGAACGGAAGGAGAAGGAAGCCCCTGCGGAGCAGGATTCCTGA
- the pdxH gene encoding pyridoxamine 5'-phosphate oxidase — MDLSNFREEYLKGQLHRKDLAENPFEQFQTWFEQALKAGIPEPNAFSLATVNAQGRPSLRTVLLKYFDQTGFVFFTNYGSHKAHDIAENPQVCMMLPWVMLERQVIIYGKAVKVSRAESLKYFLTRPKESQLGAWVSQQSSVISGRKLLEMKLMELKNKFSKGEIPLPSFWGGYRIIPDTFEFWQGGPGRVHDRFMYKLQENGSWTIERLQP, encoded by the coding sequence ATGGACCTGTCCAATTTCAGAGAAGAATACCTCAAGGGCCAGCTGCACAGAAAAGACCTGGCGGAGAACCCCTTTGAACAATTTCAAACCTGGTTTGAGCAGGCCCTGAAGGCGGGCATTCCGGAACCGAACGCCTTCTCCCTGGCTACGGTGAACGCGCAGGGAAGGCCGTCCCTGCGCACGGTGCTGCTCAAGTACTTTGACCAGACGGGCTTTGTCTTTTTCACGAACTACGGCAGCCACAAGGCCCATGACATTGCGGAAAACCCGCAGGTCTGCATGATGCTGCCCTGGGTGATGCTGGAACGCCAGGTCATCATTTACGGAAAAGCCGTCAAGGTTTCCCGCGCGGAATCCCTGAAATACTTCCTCACCCGTCCCAAGGAATCCCAGCTCGGCGCGTGGGTCTCCCAGCAAAGCTCCGTCATTTCCGGAAGAAAACTGCTGGAAATGAAGCTCATGGAGCTGAAAAACAAATTCTCCAAGGGAGAAATCCCCCTGCCCTCCTTCTGGGGCGGCTACCGGATCATTCCAGACACCTTTGAATTCTGGCAGGGCGGCCCCGGCCGCGTTCACGACCGCTTCATGTACAAGCTCCAGGAAAACGGCTCCTGGACGATCGAACGCCTCCAGCCATGA
- the nadC gene encoding carboxylating nicotinate-nucleotide diphosphorylase, translating into MPAETVSDNVETLINLALAEDFGSGDVTSTYFVPEHLTARAILTPRKKGVLSGVNVAAEVFRKVDPALKVEVYLHDGEAVAPGAVVMLIEGSARSILGAERTALNFIQRLSGVATLTRKYVKAVSHTSARILDTRKTTPGYRLLEKAAVAHGGGTNHRMGLYDRAMVKDNHLMTDGNTEHLQQCINTLRAEKPGVEIQLEADTLEQVESFLKLEGVDHILLDNMTPEMLKQAVAMRGDRATPLMEASGGVNLDTVAAIAESGVDFVSVGYVTHSAPSLDLGLDFSVE; encoded by the coding sequence ATGCCCGCAGAAACCGTATCCGACAACGTGGAAACCCTGATCAACCTGGCACTGGCCGAAGACTTCGGCTCCGGGGACGTCACCTCCACCTACTTCGTCCCGGAACACCTGACCGCCAGAGCCATCCTGACGCCCCGCAAGAAAGGCGTTCTTTCCGGCGTCAACGTGGCGGCGGAGGTCTTCCGCAAGGTGGACCCCGCCCTGAAGGTGGAAGTGTACCTGCACGACGGGGAAGCCGTGGCGCCCGGCGCCGTGGTGATGCTCATTGAAGGCTCCGCCCGCTCCATCCTGGGAGCGGAACGCACCGCGCTCAATTTCATCCAGCGCCTTTCCGGCGTAGCCACGCTTACCCGGAAATACGTGAAGGCCGTCTCCCACACCAGCGCCCGCATCCTGGACACCCGCAAGACCACGCCCGGCTACCGCCTGCTGGAGAAAGCGGCCGTGGCCCACGGCGGAGGCACCAACCACCGCATGGGCCTGTATGACCGCGCCATGGTGAAGGACAACCACCTGATGACGGACGGCAACACGGAACACCTCCAGCAGTGCATCAACACCCTCCGCGCGGAGAAGCCCGGCGTGGAAATCCAGTTGGAGGCGGACACCCTGGAACAGGTGGAGTCCTTCCTCAAGCTGGAAGGGGTGGACCACATCCTGCTGGACAACATGACGCCGGAAATGCTGAAGCAGGCCGTCGCCATGCGCGGCGACCGCGCCACGCCCCTGATGGAAGCGAGCGGCGGCGTCAATCTGGATACGGTGGCCGCCATTGCGGAATCCGGCGTGGACTTCGTCTCCGTGGGCTACGTCACCCACTCCGCCCCTTCCCTGGACCTGGGGCTGGACTTCAGCGTGGAATAA
- the ispF gene encoding 2-C-methyl-D-erythritol 2,4-cyclodiphosphate synthase, which translates to MKDMIALTGLGYDIHRFAEVPRPLMLGGVHIPSARGLDGHSDADVLCHAVADALLGAAGLPDIGYWFPPGDPSCKDIPSLEIVAKAVSLIRERGGRVVNVDSSLIAEAPRISPYLEQMKEALGSALGISPARVGVKATTNEQLGALGRREGIAAFAVAAILMPEDLPTP; encoded by the coding sequence ATGAAAGACATGATTGCCCTGACCGGGCTGGGATATGATATCCACCGTTTTGCGGAAGTCCCGCGGCCCCTGATGCTGGGGGGCGTGCACATTCCTTCCGCCCGCGGGCTGGACGGCCATTCCGATGCGGACGTCCTGTGCCATGCCGTTGCAGACGCATTGCTCGGCGCGGCCGGACTGCCGGACATCGGGTACTGGTTCCCGCCGGGAGACCCCTCCTGCAAGGATATTCCTTCTCTGGAAATCGTGGCGAAGGCCGTTTCCCTGATCCGTGAGCGCGGCGGCCGCGTGGTGAATGTGGACTCCTCCCTGATTGCGGAAGCTCCCCGCATCTCTCCCTATCTGGAACAGATGAAGGAAGCCCTGGGAAGCGCCCTGGGCATTTCTCCGGCGCGCGTGGGAGTGAAAGCCACCACCAATGAGCAGCTCGGCGCCCTGGGGCGCCGGGAAGGCATAGCCGCGTTTGCCGTGGCGGCCATCTTGATGCCGGAAGATTTACCCACGCCATAA